In the genome of Actinomadura graeca, one region contains:
- a CDS encoding TDT family transporter — MGLLTAPPDGVLLGALDRPADLFRHLGPNWYAAVMGTAIVANGANALPVGVPGLHAFAVAVWALSLAMLAALMAARAVHLTRHRDVARAQLLDDPATAVFYGCPPMAMLAVGYGTLTLGPAVLGTGAAVALDAVLWTSGTLYAVLAAAGVPYLMITRHGRVPGGAAPTWLLPVVAPMVAAALGPALVPHLPEGQARATMLYGCYGLFGASLLATLVLLPGIWGGLTGGRAAPVTLTPTLFLVLGPLGQSTTAVVQIAGAAGQAAPEYAAAMRAFAVLYGAPVMGFALLWLALAGAANARALRRGMPFAMTWWAFTFPVGTCVTGASGLARATGLDALTGVAVLLYLLLVTAWAVAGYRTARGALTGRLFLPAVPQPF; from the coding sequence ATGGGCCTCCTCACCGCACCCCCGGACGGCGTCCTGCTGGGCGCGCTCGACCGTCCCGCCGACCTGTTCCGGCACCTCGGGCCCAACTGGTACGCCGCGGTGATGGGCACGGCGATCGTGGCGAACGGCGCGAACGCGCTCCCGGTGGGGGTCCCGGGCCTGCACGCGTTCGCCGTCGCGGTGTGGGCGCTGTCCCTGGCGATGCTCGCGGCGCTGATGGCGGCGCGGGCCGTCCACCTCACCCGGCACCGGGACGTGGCGCGCGCCCAGCTGCTGGACGATCCCGCGACCGCGGTGTTCTACGGCTGCCCCCCGATGGCCATGCTCGCGGTCGGCTACGGCACGCTGACGCTCGGGCCCGCGGTGCTCGGCACCGGCGCCGCGGTCGCGCTCGACGCCGTCCTCTGGACGTCCGGGACGCTCTACGCCGTGCTCGCCGCCGCGGGCGTCCCGTACCTCATGATCACTCGCCATGGCCGGGTGCCCGGCGGCGCCGCCCCGACGTGGCTGCTGCCCGTGGTCGCGCCGATGGTCGCCGCCGCGCTCGGCCCGGCGCTCGTCCCGCACCTGCCGGAGGGGCAGGCGCGGGCCACGATGCTGTACGGCTGCTACGGGCTGTTCGGCGCGAGCCTGCTGGCCACGCTTGTCCTGCTGCCGGGGATCTGGGGCGGGCTCACCGGGGGGAGGGCCGCGCCGGTGACGCTCACGCCGACGCTGTTCCTCGTCCTCGGGCCGCTGGGGCAGTCCACGACGGCCGTCGTGCAGATCGCGGGGGCGGCCGGGCAGGCGGCGCCGGAGTACGCGGCGGCGATGCGGGCGTTCGCGGTCCTCTACGGGGCGCCGGTCATGGGCTTCGCCCTGCTGTGGCTGGCCCTCGCCGGGGCGGCGAACGCGCGGGCGCTGCGCCGTGGGATGCCGTTCGCGATGACGTGGTGGGCGTTCACGTTCCCGGTCGGCACGTGCGTGACGGGCGCGTCCGGGCTGGCGAGGGCCACGGGGCTGGACGCGCTGACCGGCGTCGCCGTGCTGCTCTACCTGCTGCTCGTGACGGCCTGGGCCGTCGCCGGATACCGGACCGCCCGCGGTGCGCTGACCGGACGATTGTTCCTTCCCGCCGTCCCGCAACCGTTTTAA
- a CDS encoding YceI family protein, whose protein sequence is MGAEVSGLEPGRWRIDPVHSEITFTIRHLMTTVRGSFPDFGGEVVIGADPLDSSAHAEIRMESIDTRSAERDAHVRSADFLDVEKHPVMTFDGTGVEPASVGRRARTPRYHLDGDLTIKEVTRPVRLLAEFHGVEDDPWGGTRAGFTATGSISRRDFGIEFNVPLQGDKVMLGDTITIALEIQAVHDLP, encoded by the coding sequence ATGGGAGCCGAGGTGTCCGGGCTCGAACCCGGCCGCTGGCGGATCGATCCCGTCCATTCCGAGATCACCTTCACGATCAGGCATCTGATGACGACGGTGCGGGGCAGCTTCCCCGACTTCGGCGGCGAGGTGGTGATCGGCGCCGACCCGCTCGACTCCAGCGCGCACGCCGAGATCCGGATGGAGTCGATCGACACCCGCAGCGCCGAGCGGGACGCGCACGTCCGCTCCGCCGACTTCCTGGACGTGGAGAAGCACCCGGTCATGACCTTCGACGGGACGGGGGTGGAGCCCGCAAGCGTCGGCCGCCGCGCCCGCACGCCGCGCTACCACCTGGACGGCGATCTGACGATCAAGGAGGTCACCCGGCCGGTCCGGCTGCTCGCCGAGTTCCACGGCGTCGAGGACGACCCGTGGGGCGGCACGCGCGCGGGCTTCACCGCCACCGGCTCGATCAGCCGCCGCGACTTCGGCATCGAGTTCAACGTCCCGCTCCAGGGCGACAAGGTCATGCTCGGCGACACGATCACGATCGCGCTGGAGATCCAGGCCGTCCACGACCTCCCCTAG
- a CDS encoding universal stress protein, translating into MIGEHVLAGYAPGAGGREALDLARAIVGLTGGRLSVATVHPPGLPAAEGEARAALEQATGRLDGLPVDLLVQEGRGVGRGLTLLASRAGADLIVVGSPEGGARGRIGVGSAADHLLHSATEAVMLAPSGYTVPEELDRITVMYVRRPQCDDAVIRAARAAEFLDVPLRLVTLSLGDAHPERLRDDLALAIRLALDSAELLPEDVSAELAEGDDVAAALEDLDWAEGEVLVCASSEDASAHRVFLGEVALKVLRAAPCPVTVLPRGYF; encoded by the coding sequence ATGATCGGTGAACACGTCCTGGCCGGATACGCCCCCGGCGCGGGCGGCCGGGAGGCCCTCGACCTGGCCCGCGCCATCGTCGGGCTGACCGGCGGGCGGCTGAGCGTGGCCACCGTCCACCCGCCGGGGCTGCCCGCCGCCGAGGGCGAGGCACGCGCCGCGCTGGAACAGGCCACCGGCCGCCTCGACGGCCTGCCCGTGGACCTGCTCGTCCAGGAGGGACGCGGCGTCGGGCGCGGGCTCACCCTGCTGGCCAGCAGGGCCGGCGCCGACCTGATCGTCGTCGGCTCCCCCGAAGGCGGCGCCCGCGGCCGCATCGGCGTCGGCTCCGCCGCCGACCACCTGCTGCACTCGGCCACCGAGGCCGTGATGCTCGCGCCGTCGGGCTACACCGTCCCCGAGGAACTGGACCGCATCACCGTCATGTACGTCCGCCGCCCCCAGTGCGACGACGCCGTGATCCGCGCCGCGCGGGCCGCCGAGTTCCTGGACGTCCCGCTCCGCCTCGTGACCCTCTCGCTCGGCGACGCCCACCCCGAGCGCCTGCGCGACGACCTCGCCCTCGCCATCCGGCTCGCCCTCGACTCCGCCGAGCTCCTCCCCGAGGACGTCTCCGCCGAGCTCGCCGAAGGCGACGACGTCGCGGCCGCCCTGGAGGACCTCGACTGGGCCGAGGGCGAGGTGCTCGTCTGCGCGTCCAGCGAGGACGCCTCCGCCCATCGGGTCTTCCTCGGCGAAGTGGCCCTCAAGGTCCTGCGGGCCGCCCCGTGTCCGGTCACCGTCCTCCCGAGGGGCTACTTCTGA
- a CDS encoding ATP-binding protein, translating to MPTRRLELRSGRPPAELTSFVGRREELAELTRLLDRCRLVTLTGPGGVGKTRLTLRAAAAIGGSFRDGVAFADLSALHEPGLLTQAIGETLGLLDQSPATALDALVHHLADRDLLLVLDTCEHLVDSCAMLAEILLQNAPGLRIVATSRQPLDIPGEHSLVVAPLARPEPGCYDPELPCDSMTLFAERAAAVVPGWRLTKGNRPAVALLCHRLDGIPLAIELAAVQLRALSVEQIVERLDHRILQVRGRRSGLPRHQTLRAAIDWSHELCSPGERLLWARLSVFAADFDLDTAEQVCADDALPADRVFELIAGLVDKSVVLCVDREGAVRYRMLDIMREYGAYRLDEAGETEAVRARAFDRFAGAITEAAAALAGADQPRWLAWFRREQANVRDMIDYGVRRAGDDVLVRVLLGLGRIFALQGMIGEARHWSLRVIDGRDLGPGAAWTEVLALAGLLAALQDDLDPARDLLRRAERRAVAEDDPHGLGYVREVEGVAALCSGDLGEAAARLEEARDLHRRAGTADVLVPIADVFLAVTRTMAGEAAAAVRHADDAVRMTEAAGEQWCRSYGLCVRGLAVLTGGDAEAALADVRAGLRMKRDLGDRLGVALALDMAGCCLVALGDAVAGVRLLAASDWARDYTGTSMFGPQHALLREVYEQQAHLVLGDALFQATLEAGAGLDMETAVAEALGEGPPPPPPREPPRGGTAGQAALTPRENEIAALVAEGLTNRQIAERLVIAKRTVDSHLEHILAKLGFASRAQIAAWFTAIPAPRRSPGRSPT from the coding sequence TTGCCGACTAGAAGGCTGGAACTGCGGTCGGGACGGCCGCCCGCGGAGCTCACGAGCTTCGTCGGCCGCCGCGAGGAGCTGGCCGAGCTGACCCGGCTCCTCGACCGGTGCAGGCTCGTCACGCTGACCGGTCCGGGAGGCGTCGGCAAGACCCGCCTCACGCTGCGGGCCGCCGCGGCGATCGGCGGGTCGTTCAGGGACGGCGTGGCGTTCGCCGACCTGTCGGCCCTGCACGAGCCCGGGCTGCTCACCCAGGCGATCGGGGAGACGCTCGGGCTGCTCGACCAGAGCCCGGCGACGGCCCTGGACGCGCTCGTCCACCATCTCGCCGACCGCGACCTGCTGCTCGTCCTCGACACCTGCGAGCATCTGGTGGACTCCTGCGCGATGCTCGCCGAGATCCTCCTGCAGAACGCGCCCGGCCTGCGGATCGTCGCGACCAGCCGGCAGCCGCTCGACATCCCGGGCGAGCACAGCCTGGTCGTCGCGCCGCTGGCCCGCCCCGAGCCCGGCTGCTACGACCCCGAGCTGCCGTGCGACTCGATGACGCTGTTCGCCGAGCGGGCCGCCGCCGTCGTCCCCGGCTGGAGGCTGACCAAGGGCAACCGCCCGGCGGTGGCGCTGCTGTGCCACCGGCTGGACGGCATCCCGCTGGCGATCGAGCTGGCCGCAGTCCAACTCCGGGCGCTGTCCGTCGAGCAGATCGTCGAACGGCTGGACCACCGCATCCTGCAGGTGCGCGGTCGGCGTTCAGGTTTGCCCCGGCACCAGACGCTGCGGGCGGCGATCGACTGGAGCCACGAGCTGTGCTCGCCCGGCGAGCGGCTGCTGTGGGCGCGGCTGTCGGTGTTCGCGGCCGACTTCGACCTCGACACCGCCGAGCAGGTCTGCGCGGACGACGCGCTGCCCGCCGACCGGGTCTTCGAGCTGATCGCCGGGCTGGTCGACAAGTCGGTCGTGCTGTGCGTCGACCGCGAGGGCGCCGTCCGCTACCGCATGCTCGACATCATGCGCGAGTACGGCGCGTACCGGCTGGACGAGGCCGGTGAGACCGAGGCGGTGCGGGCCCGCGCGTTCGACCGCTTCGCCGGGGCGATCACCGAGGCCGCCGCAGCGCTGGCGGGCGCCGACCAGCCCCGCTGGCTCGCCTGGTTCCGCCGGGAGCAGGCCAACGTCCGCGACATGATCGACTACGGTGTGCGGCGCGCCGGGGACGACGTCCTCGTCCGGGTCCTGCTGGGCCTCGGCCGGATCTTCGCACTCCAGGGGATGATCGGTGAGGCGCGGCACTGGTCGCTGCGCGTCATCGACGGCCGCGACCTCGGGCCCGGCGCCGCCTGGACGGAGGTGCTGGCCCTGGCGGGCCTGCTCGCCGCCCTCCAGGACGACCTCGACCCCGCCCGCGACCTGCTGCGCCGCGCCGAGCGGCGCGCCGTGGCCGAGGACGACCCGCACGGCCTCGGCTACGTCCGCGAGGTCGAGGGCGTGGCCGCGCTGTGCTCCGGCGACCTCGGCGAGGCCGCCGCGCGGCTGGAGGAGGCCCGCGACCTGCACCGGCGCGCGGGCACGGCCGACGTGCTCGTCCCGATCGCCGACGTGTTCCTCGCGGTCACCCGCACCATGGCGGGCGAGGCCGCCGCCGCCGTCCGGCACGCCGACGACGCCGTCCGCATGACGGAGGCGGCGGGGGAGCAGTGGTGCCGCTCCTACGGGCTGTGCGTGCGCGGCCTCGCGGTCCTCACCGGCGGGGACGCCGAGGCGGCGCTGGCCGACGTGCGCGCCGGCCTCCGGATGAAACGCGACCTCGGCGACCGGCTCGGCGTCGCGCTGGCGCTGGACATGGCGGGCTGCTGCCTGGTCGCCCTCGGTGACGCGGTCGCCGGCGTCCGGCTGCTGGCGGCCTCGGACTGGGCGCGCGACTACACCGGCACGTCCATGTTCGGCCCGCAGCACGCCCTGCTGCGCGAGGTCTACGAGCAGCAGGCCCACCTGGTCCTCGGCGACGCGCTGTTCCAGGCCACCCTCGAAGCCGGGGCCGGGCTCGACATGGAGACGGCGGTCGCGGAGGCGCTCGGCGAGGGCCCGCCGCCCCCGCCGCCCCGGGAGCCGCCGCGCGGCGGGACGGCCGGGCAGGCGGCCCTGACCCCGCGGGAGAACGAGATCGCGGCGCTGGTCGCCGAGGGCCTCACCAACCGTCAGATCGCCGAGCGCCTCGTCATCGCCAAGCGCACCGTCGACTCCCATCTGGAGCACATCCTGGCCAAGCTCGGCTTCGCCTCGCGCGCCCAGATCGCCGCCTGGTTCACCGCGATCCCGGCCCCGAGGCGCTCGCCCGGCCGCTCGCCCACGTGA
- a CDS encoding LysR family transcriptional regulator: protein MTVSHRVPDLGALELLLAVVRLGSLGRAAAELGVTQPAASARVRSMERQVGVALLERSPRGSRPTEAGALVAEWARQVIAAAEALDAGLSALRGRRDARLRVTASLTVAEYLMPGWLVALKGVHPDVAVTLRTANSTVVADQVRGGEADLGFVEGARTPSGLSGTVVAGDHLVVVVSPRHPWARRRSGVTAGELAETPLVLREEGSGTREVLDRALAGHGGTAPPLLQLASTTALKAAAVSGAGPVVVSDLAVADELAGGRLVRVPVPELDLSRPLRAVWPSGQRPAGPARDLLALTGLTAPPASPRRPDETPP from the coding sequence ATGACCGTCTCGCACCGCGTCCCCGACCTGGGCGCCCTGGAACTGCTGCTCGCCGTGGTCCGGCTGGGCAGCCTCGGCCGCGCGGCCGCGGAACTGGGCGTCACGCAGCCCGCCGCCAGCGCCCGCGTCCGCTCGATGGAACGCCAGGTCGGCGTGGCGCTGCTGGAACGTTCCCCGCGCGGCTCGCGCCCCACCGAGGCCGGGGCGCTGGTCGCCGAGTGGGCCCGCCAGGTGATCGCCGCCGCCGAGGCGCTCGACGCGGGGCTGTCGGCCCTGCGCGGGCGCCGGGACGCCAGGCTCCGCGTCACCGCGAGCCTCACGGTCGCCGAGTACCTGATGCCGGGCTGGCTCGTCGCGCTGAAGGGCGTCCACCCGGACGTGGCGGTGACGCTGCGCACCGCCAACTCCACCGTGGTCGCCGACCAGGTGCGCGGCGGCGAGGCGGACCTCGGGTTCGTGGAGGGGGCGCGCACCCCCTCCGGGCTGAGCGGCACCGTCGTCGCGGGCGACCACCTCGTCGTGGTCGTGTCCCCGCGGCACCCCTGGGCGCGGCGGCGGTCGGGGGTGACGGCGGGCGAGCTGGCGGAGACCCCGCTCGTCCTGCGCGAGGAGGGCTCGGGCACCCGCGAGGTGCTCGACCGGGCCCTGGCCGGGCACGGCGGGACGGCGCCGCCGCTGCTCCAGCTCGCCTCGACCACGGCGCTGAAGGCCGCGGCCGTGTCCGGGGCGGGCCCGGTCGTGGTGAGCGACCTCGCCGTCGCCGACGAGCTGGCGGGCGGGCGGCTGGTCCGCGTGCCGGTCCCGGAGCTGGACCTGTCCCGGCCGCTGCGCGCGGTCTGGCCGTCCGGCCAGCGTCCCGCCGGCCCGGCCCGCGACCTGCTCGCGCTCACCGGGCTCACCGCGCCCCCGGCGTCGCCCCGCCGGCCCGACGAGACGCCCCCGTGA
- a CDS encoding CHAP domain-containing protein: MDPIGKKLLDVAKAQLGYTEKGDGYTKFGDWYAKNVDGDHDDYFKTAPWCDMFLAWAADKAGVTEQAGQFASTIEHAQWFRKHDAWGTKPEPGALVFYDWSGSDDPDQIDHVGIVEKVDGKTLHTIEGNADGYKLTRKTRDLDTVVGFGYPGKIKVEAAPKYAPKHAAPAPTVDKLGAPAAASNTQEREHSAPDQPLPTQEVVLGGILAFILCGTVALAAGRVAAAKAPTAAPIRVRKRGKHHRPATPVALPADVTPADLDAADAGTTLMPILSLAAAHEAEDREFWGRIAHLEEDQELAFWNSLHAESTDSEYAAAPGFR; encoded by the coding sequence ATGGACCCCATCGGCAAGAAGCTGCTCGACGTGGCCAAAGCCCAGCTCGGCTACACCGAGAAAGGCGACGGCTACACGAAGTTCGGCGACTGGTACGCCAAGAACGTCGACGGCGACCACGACGACTACTTCAAGACGGCACCCTGGTGCGACATGTTCCTCGCCTGGGCCGCCGACAAGGCGGGCGTCACCGAGCAGGCGGGCCAGTTCGCCTCGACCATCGAGCACGCCCAGTGGTTCCGGAAGCACGACGCCTGGGGGACGAAGCCCGAGCCCGGCGCCCTCGTCTTCTACGACTGGAGCGGCTCCGACGACCCCGACCAGATCGACCACGTCGGCATCGTCGAGAAGGTCGACGGCAAGACCCTGCACACCATCGAGGGCAACGCCGACGGCTACAAGCTCACGCGCAAGACCCGCGACCTCGACACCGTCGTGGGCTTCGGCTACCCCGGCAAGATCAAGGTCGAGGCCGCGCCCAAGTACGCCCCCAAGCACGCCGCCCCCGCCCCCACCGTCGACAAGCTCGGCGCCCCCGCCGCCGCCAGCAACACCCAGGAGCGCGAGCACAGCGCCCCCGATCAGCCCCTCCCCACACAAGAGGTCGTCCTCGGCGGCATCCTCGCCTTCATCCTCTGTGGCACCGTCGCCCTCGCCGCCGGCCGCGTCGCCGCCGCGAAGGCCCCCACGGCGGCCCCCATCCGCGTCCGCAAGCGCGGCAAGCACCACCGCCCGGCCACCCCGGTCGCCCTGCCCGCCGACGTCACCCCCGCCGACCTCGACGCCGCCGACGCCGGGACCACCCTCATGCCCATCCTCTCCCTCGCCGCAGCCCACGAGGCCGAAGACCGCGAGTTCTGGGGCCGCATCGCCCACCTCGAAGAGGATCAGGAGCTCGCCTTCTGGAACTCCCTGCACGCCGAGAGCACCGATTCCGAGTACGCAGCAGCCCCCGGATTCCGCTAG
- a CDS encoding IclR family transcriptional regulator domain-containing protein, producing the protein MACRPISEESLGKALLERIAYGYRLDGGLFELSMRASPERFLIEVSAPYLHELLERTHETVHLGVLRDLEVVYLTKIDGWRRAAAPSRTGGRIAIQLSATVAKSNDTQPLS; encoded by the coding sequence ATGGCCTGCCGTCCGATATCTGAGGAGTCGCTAGGCAAGGCGCTGCTGGAGCGCATCGCGTACGGCTATCGCCTGGACGGCGGCCTGTTCGAGCTCTCGATGAGGGCTTCGCCTGAGCGCTTCCTGATCGAGGTGAGCGCACCATACCTGCACGAACTCCTGGAGCGGACGCACGAGACCGTCCACCTGGGCGTCCTGCGGGATCTCGAGGTCGTCTACCTCACCAAGATCGACGGCTGGAGGCGGGCGGCGGCGCCCTCCCGGACCGGCGGCCGGATCGCCATCCAGCTCAGCGCCACCGTCGCCAAAAGCAACGACACCCAACCACTCAGCTAG